CGCCGGGGCCGCTTGCGCCGGGGCCAGGGCCGGGGCCGCCGTCTTGCTCGCAGGCTGCGCCGGGGCCGAAGATTTGGCTTCAGGCGACGCCGGGGCCGCCGTCTTGCTCGCGGGCTGCGCCGGGACCGCTTGCGCCGGGGCCGGGGCCGCCGTCTTGCTCGCAGGCTGCGCCAGGGCCGAAGATTTGGCTTCAGGCGACGCCGGGGCCGGAGACTTGCCCGCAGGCTGCGCCGGGGCAGCTTGCGCCGGGGCAGCCGTCTTGCTCGCGGGCTGCGTCGGGGACGCCGAGGCCGGAGATTTGGCTTCAGGCTGGGCCGGGGCCGGAGATTTGGCTTCAGGGGACGCCGGGGCCGCCGGGGCGGATTGGGCGGACGCCGGGGGTTTGGACGCGGTCGCCAGCCAAAGGGTGAAGCCTTCCGCGTTTTTCTCCTTGCGGGTCACCCATTTCGCCAACGACTGCTCCAGGAGTTCATCATGCCCCTGATACTCGCAGGAAAACAGGGTCTCCCGGGCCGTGGCCTGCACCACCTGGGGATCCTTGACCCCTGGAATGGCCTTCAAGGCGTTCAAAAACTCGGTGAGCCGGGCCAGTTGCGCCTCATGGATCACCCGCAAACGCAGTTGATGTTTCATGCCCGGCTGCACCGCGTGCCCGCCGAGCCACTGTTCCACCGCCTGCTGAACCAGTTTGCCCGCCACCACAGGATACAAGGCGGTGGCGAGTTCTTCGGGAGTGGCCCCGCTTTTTTCCTCCCGGGCCTGAAAGGTGACAGGGGCGCTGTTGGGACGACTCACCACCAAGGTGCCGGAAACCCGCAGCCGGGCACCCCCCTTGCTGGCGGTCAACGGGGTGGATTCGGCCTTCACCACCCAGGCGTCCGAGGCGCCATAACGGGTGGAGGCCCAGTTCAACACCTCCGGATCCCCCTTCAGGGCCTTGTCCCAGTTCAGATGGGTCAAATCCTCCACATCCCCCAAAGGCTGCAACAACGATACCCCGTGTTCCTGCGCCACGTTGGGCATGGCCTTCCACAACCAAGTGGAAGGCCCTTCGGTGGCCTCCTCACGGGCGATCAGTAGCGCCAGCGGATAGGCCACCTCCCCGTGGGGAATCCCCTCCTTGACCAAGGCCGCCGTCACCTCCTTGCGGGAAAAAAACAGATCCACGGTCATGTCGAGCCGGTCGCCGACCTGTTTCTTGCTGCGCACCACAGTCCGTTCGGTCAGCCGTTTGGACTCCTTGAGCAAACCGGCAAGAAACTCCTTGCGGGCTTCCCGTTCCGGGGTGGGGAGCATGCGCTTGAACAGCCGTTGCAATCCCTCCCTCTGGGCCTGGGCCACGCCGGCATCCTGCATCACCTCGACGCTCTTGCCTCCCAGAAGCAACGAAATCTCCACATGACGCACCTCGTAAATCGATCCGCTTCCGGTCTCCGGCGCAGCCGACCACGCCACGGAACCCGGCATCAGCATCAAAACCCACAACACGATCAGCCACCACCCGGGAAACCAGCGGCCAGGACCGGAAAAATTGTTCATGATTGACCAGACTCCCCCATTTTGAATTCGATCATTCCACATCTCGTCCGGCTAGTGTACCCTTTCCGGATCAAAAAGACCAAACCCCCTTTGCACCGAAGGATGCATCCGCCCCATGTCCGCCACCGAAACTCCCGGCTTCACCCCTCCAGGGGACAGACCTTCCCTCACCTACCGCGATGCGGGCGTCGATATCGACGCGGGCAATCAAGTGGTCCACCTGATCCGTGACGCGGTGGCCTCCACCCGTCGTCCCGGCGTGCTGGGAGGTCTGGGGGGCTTTGGCGCCCTGTTCCGGCCCGAATGGCAAAAATTCACCGATCCCCTGCTGGTCTCCTCCACCGATGGGGTGGGCACCAAACTCAAACTGGCCTTCCTCACCGGTCGTCACGATACGGTGGGCATCGATCTGGTGGCCATGTCGGTGAACGATCTGGTGGTGCAAGGGGCCGAACCCCTCTTCTTTCTCGATTATTTCGCAACCGGCACCCTGAATCCAGAAGTGGCCGCCATGGTGATTCAGGGCATTGCCGCCGGCTGCCGTCAGGCGGGTTGCGCCCTGGTGGGAGGGGAAACCGCTGAAATGCCCTCCTTCTATCCCCCCGGCGAATACGATCTGGCGGGCTTCGCGGTCGGCATCGTGGATCGGCCCAAGCTGATCGACGGCTCCCGGATCACCCCCGGCGACGCGGTGATCGGCATCGCCTCCTCCGGTCCCCACTCCAACGGCTACTCCCTGATCCGGCGTCTGGTGATGGAACCCCACGGACCCGGCCTCAACGCCCCCTTCACCACACCCGAAGGGACAAAAACCCTCGGCGAGGTGTTGTTGACCCCGACGCGGATCTATGTCAAGGCGGTCTTGGAGCTGGCCAAACAGGTCACGGTCAAAGGACTGGTCCACATCACCGGTGGCGGATTCACCGAAAACATCCCCCGGGTCCTGCCGGATGGCACATCGGTCATTTTGGACGCAAAAAGCTGGCCCCGTCCAGCCATTTTCGACCTGTTGCAGCAATTGGGCAACATCGAGGAATCCGAGATGAATCGCACCTTCAATTGTGGACTGGGCATGGTGGCGGTGGTGGCGGAAACCGAATGCGCCGCAGCCCTGGCCAGCTTGAACGCTTCCGGAGAACAGGCCTGGCGCATCGGTTCGGTGGTGGCCCAGGCCAGCGCAGAGGATGCGCGGGTGATCATCCATGGCTGAACCCCTTCTGGCCGTCGGTGTGTTGATTTCGGGCAGCGGCAGCAATCTCCAGGCCCTGATCGACCGGATGGCGGATGGCACGATTCCGGCCCGCATCACCCTGGTGATCAGCAATCAGGCGGACGCCTATGGTCTGGAACGGGCCCAAATGGCGGGCATCCCCACCCGGGTGATCCACCACCAAGCCTTCCCGGACCGCCAAAGCTTTGAACAGGCCATGATCACCGCCTTGCAAGAGGCGGGAGTGGAACTGGTCTGTCTGGCTGGATTCATGCGGGTGCTGACCCCCTGTTTCATTCGCGCCTTTGAAGGGCGACTGCTCAACATCCATCCCGCCCTGCTGCCCGCCTTTCCCGGTCTGCACGTGCAACAGCGGGCCATCGACTCGGGGGCGCGTTTTTCCGGGGCCACGGTCCATTTCGTCACCGAAGAGGTGGATGCCGGTCCCATCGTGGCCCAGGCCGTGGTTCCAATCCTCGACCACGACACGGCCCAGACCCTGGCCGCCCGCATCCTCAGGCAAGAACACCGCATCTATCCCATGGCCGTCTCCCTGTTCGCCCGAAAACGCCTGCACATTTCAGGACAACGGGTCCACATCCTGGATGGCCGGGAAGAACCGGAAGCGGCGTTGATCGTTCCCACACCGGAGCCGTAACCCCTCGCCCAAAAAAAAGGGGTCCGGAGAACACTCTTCCCCGGACCCCTTGTTCATGAATGTTGTCAACCAATCCAGCCAACAGCCTGTCGAGCATCCGCGTCGCCAACCGCTTGTCACGCGGCGACCGACCACTCGGCGGCCAACGCTTCGGCGCAGGCCAGCTCTGCCGGAGTCATCTCTTCGGCGGACAGTTGCAGATTTTCCAAAGCATCCGCCAGTCCCCCATGGGCGGCCAGCAGAAACCACGCCCGGGCCTGCACCATCTCCCGGGTCACCCCGTCACCGGTGGCATACAAAATGCCCAGATTGTTCTGAGCCTTGGGATCCCCCTGGCGGGCGGCGGCCAGAAACCAAGCGGCAGCGGTGGCCGGATCCGGCTCCACTCCCAATCCTTCCAGGTACATGGTCCCCAGATCATGCTGGGCCGGCGCATACCCCTGCCCGGCGGATTGACGATGCCAATGCAAGGCCATGTCGTAATCCAGAGGCACTTCCACCCCTTCCAGGTACATGGCCGCGAGATTGTGCTGGGCCTTGGCATCGCCCCATTCGGCCAAAGTGGACAAGGTGGCGGCATACTCCCCCTCGTCGAGGTTGTAAAGGCCGTTCATATGGATGGATGGATTGGAAAGAAGCGTGTCAACGTTCAATACCGTGCAACCGCCTTGGGTTCCTCTGTTGACAAAAAATGATGAATCAACGACATTCCCCAACGTCAACAGCACAAACAAGCAACAAACAGGCCAAAAAAGCAACCCGCATCTCCATTCCTTCGGCTTCCAGGGCGCATGGGTGCTGATTTCTGTTGAGAAAAGGCAAGGACAGAAAGGAAACCTTAATGCGGCATGACCAGCGCCATCAAAGCCAAAAAACGACCGGGGATTGCCAAGCCAAACAAACGCCTGACAATCCCCGGCCCTGACCCGTCACCCCCTCGTCATTTGAGGGCGTCGATCGTGGCAATGACCGAATCGTTGGTTTGACCCGCGGGCAGCACCACACCCGTATCAATGGTGGAGCCGCCATTCAAGCGCCGCAAGATCAATACCCCGTCCGTGGCATCCACGACGCCGCTTTTGTCCACATCCAATTTCAGACCAGCCCCTTCGATGCTGGCCTTGACCGAAGCATTATCCTGCCCGGCAGGCAACACCACTCCGGTATCGATGGAAGAGGCCCCGTTCAACCGTCTCAGAATCAACACCCCATCCGAAGCATCCGTTCCAGCACTCTTGTCCACATTCAAGGTACCGGCATTGGACGATGCGTTGGTGAGGTTCGCGGAACAATTGACGCTGGTTCCACCGCTGACCCCGGCACAACTCCAGGTCCAAGGTCCGGTACCGGATACCGCGGAAGCGGTACCGGTGGCACACAGATTGGCGGCGGGAGCGGTGGCCACGGTCTGGTTATGGGCGGTTCCGCAGACGCCGTTCGCGGTGCCACTCACCGAACGCACCGCCGCGGCCGCGTCCATGGCGCCATAACCCCAGGCATCATTCGGATTGGTCGGCATCTCGACCCCGGAGGCGTAGGTGGGCAGATTGGCCGCCTGGGTATAGGTGTTGCTCTGCAAGGAAGTAAAAAGATGCCGCTTCGCTTCCTCCGGTGTGAGCTGCGGATTGGCCTGGAGCATCAACGCCACGGTTCCCGTCACATGGGGGGTGGCCATGCTGGTTCCCATGTAGGCCACATGCACTCCATCCGCCTCCACGTCAGACGCGGTCGCGGCCGCCGTGGCCGCCTTGGACAGGCTGGACATGATATAAGAACCCGGCGCGGTCAAATCCGGTTTCATGACCGGTTTTTTGCATTCGTCGGCGTTCTTCTGCCCCGCGGTGGTGTTGATATCGACGTATTTGGCGTTGGCGCTGCACACACGACGGGGACCGCGACTACTGAAGCCCCCCACATCTCCCAAGGGGCCGTTGTCGGCATTCTTGTCGGTCTCCCCGGAGGCCGTGCTCCAGACATAATTGGTGTTCAAGGCGGCCACGGCGATGGCCCGACGGGCGCTGGCCGAATCCGTGAGAATCCCTTTGGTGACCGCGGTCTTGTAGGTGCCGGTAAACACCGCGCCGGATTCGGTCTCGCCGCAAATGACGCCAAGCTTTTCGTTGGCCACCGGTACGGCGTCCGCACGAATGTTGAGGGTCCAGTTGCCGGTCGCCAAGGCATTGGTGCCTTTGCCCAAGGTGATCAGATACTGACGATCCCCGTTGGCGGAACTCGGCGCCGACGACGTGACATTGATCTTGCCGCAACCGACGGCATCGTAATCGGTCAAGGCGTTGCCAGCGGTGGTATAGGCGGTGGTGGTGCCGTTCGGGCAGACCAGTTGCACCGCATACTGATTGTCTCCGTTGCTCCAGAACTCCAATTTCTCTTCGGTGCGACCCGCCGGAATGGAAAAAGTCACCCCTACGGTTTGATCCTGGGTCATCGGGGCGAGTTCGGCGCGAATCGCCGCGTTGCCTTCATTGCCCGCCGCCGCCACCACGATCACGCCAGCCCCGGAAACGTTGTCGATACCCTTCTGGAAACTGCCCGTGCCGTCCCGGCTCCCAAAATAAGAACCCAGACTCAAATTGATCACCAACGGCTTGTTGAGCTGCTTGGCGACCCGTGTCATCCAGGAGATGGCGTCAAGCACCGGATCCCCGTTGGCCGCGACCGACTTGTCCAGGGCGTTGGCCACCAGCAGACCCGCCTCGGGAGCCACGCCGACGAAGCGTCCCGCCGCTTTCGCGTTGCCCGTGCCGCCACCGCTTCCAGCGGCAATGCCAGCCACATGGGTGCCGTGATTGTTGTTGTCATCCGGATTGCAGGCGCTGGTGCCGCTGGCGGTGGTGTCCAGCACCTGATTGATCGCCGCCGTGTCACACTCGGCGCCATACAACGCCGCGCCATCCGCGCCCGTGGGGGGAGTGGCACCGGTGACAGTGCGCTGATTCCACAACCGCACGATGCGGGTTTTGCCGTTGGCATCCCGGAAATCCCCATGATTGATATCAATACCGGAATCGATGACCCCCACCAGCACATCCTTGCCGGTGTTCCCCCCCCACCCTTGCGCCAACGAACCGGTACGCAGTTGATCGGCCTTGATGAAGGGCACACTCTTGTGCAAACGGGCAACCGGACGACTGGGGGTTTCCAGCCGCAGCACCTCCGGAAGGGCCGCCACTTGCGCTAGGCGGTTGATGGGAATCAAAACCGTCGCCACATCCCCCAATACGGAACGGACCACCACATCCAAAGCGCGCATGGCCACCAGTCCGTTGCCGGAAAATTGCACCGTGGCGGCCACCAGATCCTGTTTGTCCTCTGCCGCCCGCAGGGGATGGCTGCCGGAAGGGGGCGTGTAGGCCCGCAACTTGGAAGCGAGACCCGCATCCAGTTTATGGCTGGATTCGGCCCAGGCCGTTGTACTCACCGCAAGACTCAACACGGAGATGCCAAGAAGACGCCATAAAAACATATCCATTTCTCCCAATAGGGGGCCCTTTCAACAGGACCATTCTTGCCAATTCTATCGAGGGCCGCATCACATGGCCATCCATTAAGACCATTCCTTAAAGTCCATGCACCGTCAAACCGATTCCTCTCAGGAATAATTAAGCAGGCAGATGATAATGGCCCATTCAAAAGAATCAAGTCCATTTGCGGACAATCGGCACAGAAACCCCAAAAAAGAGAAGACACCTGTCAGAATTTTTCTCCACACCAATACGTACCAATCATTAACACGGACTCACACATCGGCACCCAGCTTGCCTGTCTGATCCGCATCGGATTGCAGCAAAGCGATACGCCGGTGTATTCATCCCCAAAAAAAACGCCGCCCGTGCAGACAACGCACGGGCGGCGACAATACTTCCAATCGTCCAGCCTTCTCTTCGACAACGGCTGGCGTGCCGATTCGGCACACCGTTGCCTCAACCCAGGCCGCACATTCCGCCGGCGCAACCACCGGACGCGCAAGGAGGCGGCGAGGCAGAGGGGGCCGCGCTGCGGGAGCCGGCGACCTGCACTCCACCGGTGGACAGGATCTTGCGAACCTTTTCCGCGCCACACTCCGGGCAGACACGCACCGGGGGGGCGGACATGGGATGATCCTGCTCGAAACGCAGGCCGCAACCATCACACTTGTAGTCGTAGAGCGTCATTTCATCACCTCACGGGAACCGTTTTGCCGATTGATCTCAACGATTCACCCGGCGTTCCACCCGGACCTTGACTTCGGGGATGATGTCGGGATGCAGACGGATGCGCACCGTGTGATCACCGAGGGTCCGAATGGGATAGGGCACATCGATGGAACCCCGGGGGGTCTCGATGCCCCGCCCCAAAAAGAAAGCGGCAATGTCGGAATTGGTGACCGAACCGAACAGTTTGTCGGAGGATCCGGCGGGACGATCCAGCACCACCTCCACGTCGGCGATCTTGGCGGCCAGGGCCTGGGCCCGCTCGAAGATCTCTTGTTGACGGGCCTCGAAGGCGAGCCGTTCCACCTCAAAGCGATCCCGATTCTTCCGGGTGGCGGGCAGAGCCTTGCCTTCCGGGATCAAGAAGTTGCGGCCATAACCGGCGCGCACCTGGACCACGGCGCCCAGATCACCCAATTTGCCAATCTTTTCCAAAAGTATCACTTCCATGGCTTATTAGCTCCCAGGGGGATTCCCCCCCTCCTTGCTGGTGCGGAAAAACCGAGTGCGAAAATCGACCCAGATATCAAACAGGCCCAGAGCCGTCACCACGAGGACGACCTGGTACCACAAAAACATGGCCAGATAGAAAAAACTCCGCACCACCCCGGAAACCGGGTAGCGGCGGAAAGCGGCCTGTACGATCGACATCCCCTGCATGAAATAGAGGATGGCCAGAACCAAAACCAGATTGGCCCCCAGCATGTGGAGAAAGCCGGAAGCGGCGAAGGCCGGCAAGGCCGCGCCGATGACCACCCAGACCAGGGGGAAAGGCAGACGCCATTCGGTCAGGTCCTCGACGGCGAACAGGGTGGTTCCTCCCCATTTGCCCACCAGGGTACGGGCTGCCAACAGGTTGCCCGCATGCAACAAAAACCACCCCGACACCACAAAGCCCGGCAGAAGCAGGGCCATGACGGCAAGCACCGGCTCCAAGACGGTACGGGCGTCGGCCAAGATTACGGCATCCCCTCCCTTCTTGGCAATGGTGGCCAGCACATGGGTCTTGAAGGTATCGAGTTTCAGCGCGGTTTCGGCCTGAAAATCGATGCCCATGAACAGCGTCCAGACAAAAAAGAGCAGCATGATGCCGACGCCCGACAAAAAGGCGACGCCCAGACAGTGGCTCACCTTCCACCCCGCCCGTACCATCCGGGCCGCCAACAGCGGGAAGCCGAAAAAGAGCAGGAAGGCGGTGAGGGGAAAACGCAGCCCATCCCCCAGGAGAAAGGCTCCCACCACGGGAATGGCCGCTCCGATCCACCCGGACCGGGAGCCACCCCACAGGGCGGTCAGGAGTACGGGCAAGGGGGCGACCATCTGCAACGGCACCAGCAGAGGCAGTCCCATGGGCAGGATCATCAAGACCAGGGCCTGCGTTCCCGCGACCACCGGATTGGTCACCCAGCCGAGGGGAGTCATGACAGGTCATCCGACCGGGTTGGGGCTACCCGGAGGCACCCCTTCATTCCGATCGACAAACGGCATGGCCCCCCGGATGACCAAGCCGTCCGGTTCACTTGACGAGGTGAGGCAACAAAGCGATGTTGCGCGCCCGTTTGATCGCCTTGCTCAGACGGCGCTGGTGAGGCGCACAGACACCGGTGATGCGGCTCGGGACGATCTTGCCGCGCTCGGTGATGAAACGAAGCAGCAGCTTGGGATCTTTGTAGTCGATCTGGAGCGCCTTGTCCGCACAGAACACGCACACCTTGCGACGGCGAAAGAAGGGACGACGGAATCCCCCGGCGGCACCGGCGGCGCCGGCAGGCCCCGCGGGACGGGCACCGGGTCCACCGGAAGCCCCACCAGCCGGACGGCCCCCCATGCGACCACCGCCACCACCGGGACGACCCGCCCCAAAGGAACGACCCGCGCCACCGAACGAACGGGCTGGCTGGGAGTCGAAAGTCGAATTGGAGTCATTGTCTTGATCGGACATGTCAAGCTTCCTCAATCCATGTTGACGCGCGGTTTGATTGCAAAGCCACACGTGATTCTAAAGGGGTCAGGACGGATCCGCGGAGGCGAGCATCCGGATCTCCATGGCGACCAGTTCCAGACGGCCCCAGCGGACCTTGCCATCCTTGACCCAACGTTTCTGATTCAGGCGTCCGGTCACCCGCAGCGTGCAACCGGGTGTCAGGGAGCGACAGCGGAGGGCGAGGTCTCCCAGAGCCATCACCGGCATGCGCGCTTCCAGACACAAGGATGAATCCGGCTGCTCGTGACGGGAACCATGTTCCATTTCCAAGAAGAGTACCGGACGGCCAGCCGGAGTCACCCGATAATCCACGGGTGCCAGGAGCTGGCCTTCCAGAAGCACCTGATTGGCCGCCGGGTGTGGGGAGTCCGGGGAGAGGCCGCATCCCGACAGAGATTCCGTCGCGACTTGGTCATCTCCCATCACACCCCCCGAAGCCCCGTTGAACCCGTGATCGCATCACAGGTCCAGGTCGTCTTCTTCCTCTTCTCCGTACTCCTCGTCGTCATCGTCCTGGGCGTCGTAATCGTCGTCGCCAGGCAAGAGGACATCGGGGGCATCGGCGGCCCGTTCACCGAACGGAGCCAGGGGAGAAGGCACCAGATTGGCCTTTTTGACACGGATGTTCTGGAATTTCAGCACATCCTCGTCGATCATCAAGCGGGCTTCCAGGTTGGCGATCAGGGGACCGCCGCCTTCCACCAGATTGAAGATGTAAAACCCCTTGGTGTTTTTCTTGAGCGGATAGGCCAATTGACGACGGCCCCACAGCTCGTTTTGAAGGATGGTTCCGCCACCGGCAGTGATGATGTCGGCCACGCGGGTGGCGACCTGTTCAACCTGTTCAGTGGTCAGATCCGGACGTACAATGAAGATGGACTCGTAAAAAGCCACGGCGCCTCCTTTCGGCTTGGTTCGTAACGGCTGGCCC
Above is a genomic segment from Magnetococcales bacterium containing:
- a CDS encoding DUF2066 domain-containing protein translates to MNNFSGPGRWFPGWWLIVLWVLMLMPGSVAWSAAPETGSGSIYEVRHVEISLLLGGKSVEVMQDAGVAQAQREGLQRLFKRMLPTPEREARKEFLAGLLKESKRLTERTVVRSKKQVGDRLDMTVDLFFSRKEVTAALVKEGIPHGEVAYPLALLIAREEATEGPSTWLWKAMPNVAQEHGVSLLQPLGDVEDLTHLNWDKALKGDPEVLNWASTRYGASDAWVVKAESTPLTASKGGARLRVSGTLVVSRPNSAPVTFQAREEKSGATPEELATALYPVVAGKLVQQAVEQWLGGHAVQPGMKHQLRLRVIHEAQLARLTEFLNALKAIPGVKDPQVVQATARETLFSCEYQGHDELLEQSLAKWVTRKEKNAEGFTLWLATASKPPASAQSAPAAPASPEAKSPAPAQPEAKSPASASPTQPASKTAAPAQAAPAQPAGKSPAPASPEAKSSALAQPASKTAAPAPAQAVPAQPASKTAAPASPEAKSSAPAQPASKTAAPALAPAQAAPA
- a CDS encoding phosphoribosylformylglycinamidine cyclo-ligase, with translation MSATETPGFTPPGDRPSLTYRDAGVDIDAGNQVVHLIRDAVASTRRPGVLGGLGGFGALFRPEWQKFTDPLLVSSTDGVGTKLKLAFLTGRHDTVGIDLVAMSVNDLVVQGAEPLFFLDYFATGTLNPEVAAMVIQGIAAGCRQAGCALVGGETAEMPSFYPPGEYDLAGFAVGIVDRPKLIDGSRITPGDAVIGIASSGPHSNGYSLIRRLVMEPHGPGLNAPFTTPEGTKTLGEVLLTPTRIYVKAVLELAKQVTVKGLVHITGGGFTENIPRVLPDGTSVILDAKSWPRPAIFDLLQQLGNIEESEMNRTFNCGLGMVAVVAETECAAALASLNASGEQAWRIGSVVAQASAEDARVIIHG
- a CDS encoding phosphoribosylglycinamide formyltransferase; translated protein: MAEPLLAVGVLISGSGSNLQALIDRMADGTIPARITLVISNQADAYGLERAQMAGIPTRVIHHQAFPDRQSFEQAMITALQEAGVELVCLAGFMRVLTPCFIRAFEGRLLNIHPALLPAFPGLHVQQRAIDSGARFSGATVHFVTEEVDAGPIVAQAVVPILDHDTAQTLAARILRQEHRIYPMAVSLFARKRLHISGQRVHILDGREEPEAALIVPTPEP
- a CDS encoding sel1 repeat family protein, with amino-acid sequence MNGLYNLDEGEYAATLSTLAEWGDAKAQHNLAAMYLEGVEVPLDYDMALHWHRQSAGQGYAPAQHDLGTMYLEGLGVEPDPATAAAWFLAAARQGDPKAQNNLGILYATGDGVTREMVQARAWFLLAAHGGLADALENLQLSAEEMTPAELACAEALAAEWSVAA
- a CDS encoding S8 family serine peptidase — its product is MFLWRLLGISVLSLAVSTTAWAESSHKLDAGLASKLRAYTPPSGSHPLRAAEDKQDLVAATVQFSGNGLVAMRALDVVVRSVLGDVATVLIPINRLAQVAALPEVLRLETPSRPVARLHKSVPFIKADQLRTGSLAQGWGGNTGKDVLVGVIDSGIDINHGDFRDANGKTRIVRLWNQRTVTGATPPTGADGAALYGAECDTAAINQVLDTTASGTSACNPDDNNNHGTHVAGIAAGSGGGTGNAKAAGRFVGVAPEAGLLVANALDKSVAANGDPVLDAISWMTRVAKQLNKPLVINLSLGSYFGSRDGTGSFQKGIDNVSGAGVIVVAAAGNEGNAAIRAELAPMTQDQTVGVTFSIPAGRTEEKLEFWSNGDNQYAVQLVCPNGTTTAYTTAGNALTDYDAVGCGKINVTSSAPSSANGDRQYLITLGKGTNALATGNWTLNIRADAVPVANEKLGVICGETESGAVFTGTYKTAVTKGILTDSASARRAIAVAALNTNYVWSTASGETDKNADNGPLGDVGGFSSRGPRRVCSANAKYVDINTTAGQKNADECKKPVMKPDLTAPGSYIMSSLSKAATAAATASDVEADGVHVAYMGTSMATPHVTGTVALMLQANPQLTPEEAKRHLFTSLQSNTYTQAANLPTYASGVEMPTNPNDAWGYGAMDAAAAVRSVSGTANGVCGTAHNQTVATAPAANLCATGTASAVSGTGPWTWSCAGVSGGTSVNCSANLTNASSNAGTLNVDKSAGTDASDGVLILRRLNGASSIDTGVVLPAGQDNASVKASIEGAGLKLDVDKSGVVDATDGVLILRRLNGGSTIDTGVVLPAGQTNDSVIATIDALK
- a CDS encoding zinc ribbon domain-containing protein, encoding MTLYDYKCDGCGLRFEQDHPMSAPPVRVCPECGAEKVRKILSTGGVQVAGSRSAAPSASPPPCASGGCAGGMCGLG
- a CDS encoding 50S ribosomal protein L9 encodes the protein MEVILLEKIGKLGDLGAVVQVRAGYGRNFLIPEGKALPATRKNRDRFEVERLAFEARQQEIFERAQALAAKIADVEVVLDRPAGSSDKLFGSVTNSDIAAFFLGRGIETPRGSIDVPYPIRTLGDHTVRIRLHPDIIPEVKVRVERRVNR
- a CDS encoding DUF2232 domain-containing protein, with protein sequence MTPLGWVTNPVVAGTQALVLMILPMGLPLLVPLQMVAPLPVLLTALWGGSRSGWIGAAIPVVGAFLLGDGLRFPLTAFLLFFGFPLLAARMVRAGWKVSHCLGVAFLSGVGIMLLFFVWTLFMGIDFQAETALKLDTFKTHVLATIAKKGGDAVILADARTVLEPVLAVMALLLPGFVVSGWFLLHAGNLLAARTLVGKWGGTTLFAVEDLTEWRLPFPLVWVVIGAALPAFAASGFLHMLGANLVLVLAILYFMQGMSIVQAAFRRYPVSGVVRSFFYLAMFLWYQVVLVVTALGLFDIWVDFRTRFFRTSKEGGNPPGS
- a CDS encoding 30S ribosomal protein S18; protein product: MSDQDNDSNSTFDSQPARSFGGAGRSFGAGRPGGGGGRMGGRPAGGASGGPGARPAGPAGAAGAAGGFRRPFFRRRKVCVFCADKALQIDYKDPKLLLRFITERGKIVPSRITGVCAPHQRRLSKAIKRARNIALLPHLVK
- a CDS encoding single-stranded DNA-binding protein, producing the protein MGDDQVATESLSGCGLSPDSPHPAANQVLLEGQLLAPVDYRVTPAGRPVLFLEMEHGSRHEQPDSSLCLEARMPVMALGDLALRCRSLTPGCTLRVTGRLNQKRWVKDGKVRWGRLELVAMEIRMLASADPS
- the rpsF gene encoding 30S ribosomal protein S6, with the protein product MAFYESIFIVRPDLTTEQVEQVATRVADIITAGGGTILQNELWGRRQLAYPLKKNTKGFYIFNLVEGGGPLIANLEARLMIDEDVLKFQNIRVKKANLVPSPLAPFGERAADAPDVLLPGDDDYDAQDDDDEEYGEEEEDDLDL